The Acropora muricata isolate sample 2 chromosome 5, ASM3666990v1, whole genome shotgun sequence genome includes a window with the following:
- the LOC136916498 gene encoding uncharacterized protein has product MQKPEFEQTRQILNLVPNEDGVLECHGRIQGKHPVYLPADATFTRKLVQRIHAETLHGGVSLTMAAIRENYWIPTLRKLVKSARSTCWGCKRFRALPVIAPPPGLLPKERTDIRGAFEVIGTDFAGPILYKLRNKKEGKAYMVIFSCSLSRAVHLELVTNLETTTFLPCLKRLIARRGRPSMIYSDNGSTFIKAAKWLTQVRRDEEFNGFLESHDIKWRFNLSRAPWWGGQFERLIGIVKATMYKVIGRATLSWDELSEVLLDVETQVNRRPLSYVEDDLELPILTPASFLFQRSPQLPEQPAWQINNKDLRRRAKFLKSCKDQLWNRWQREYLTSLRERHNLVHKAAKYQVKVGDAVIVRSANKNRGKWPLAIVEAIYPGPDGHTRAVQLRTSKGVIQRPVQHLYPLELHSEPRVAQPALKRQLNANATSFRPRRAAANKAAARIAQIAEEEESEKL; this is encoded by the coding sequence ATGCAGAAGCCTGAATTTGAACAGACCAGACAAATCTTAAACCTGGTTCCGAATGAAGATGGGGTACTCGAATGCCATGGGCGTATTCAAGGGAAGCACCCCGTTTACCTTCCAGCGGATGCAACTTTCACGAGGAAGCTTGTTCAGCGGATTCACGCTGAAACACTCCATGGGGGCGTGTCCCTAACCATGGCAGCCATTCGCGAGAACTACTGGATCCCAACGCTGAGGAAGTTAGTTAAGTCCGCAAGATCAACATGTTGGGGCTGTAAGCGGTTCCGTGCTTTGCCAGTGATAGCGCCACCCCCCGGACTGCTACCCAAAGAGCGTACTGACATCCGAGGAGCTTTCGAGGTCATCGGGACTGACTTCGCGGGTCCAATCTTGTACAAGttgagaaacaaaaaagaagggAAAGCCTATATGGTAATTTTCTCTTGCAGTTTGTCAAGGGCTGTACATTTGGAACTTGTCACGAACCTAGAAACTACTACATTCTTGCCATGCCTGAAACGGCTAATAGCAAGACGGGGACGCCCAAGTATGATCTATTCGGACAACGGAAGCACGTTTATCAAAGCGGCCAAATGGCTGACACAAGTAAGAAGAGATGAAGAGTTCAACGGTTTCCTGGAATCCCATGACATTAAGTGGAGATTCAACTTGAGTCGCGCGCCATGGTGGGGCGGTCAATTCGAACGGCTGATCGGCATTGTGAAAGCGACGATGTACAAGGTTATCGGGAGAGCCACCCTTTCCTGGGATGAACTAAGCGAAGTATTGTTGGATGTTGAGACCCAAGTAAATCGCCGCCCTCTCAGCTACGTTGAAGACGACTTAGAGTTGCCTATCCTCACACCTGCCTCCTTTTTGTTCCAGCGCTCCCCCCAGCTCCCTGAGCAGCCAGCCTGGCAGATCAACAACAAGGATTTGCGGAGAAGAGCCAAATTTTTGAAGTCCTGCAAGGATCAGTTATGGAACAGGTGGCAACGGGAATACTTAACTTCCTTGCGAGAGCGTCACAATCTTGTCCACAAAGCAGCCAAGTATCAAGTCAAAGTTGGAGATGCCGTAATTGTACGGTCTGCGAACAAGAATCGAGGCAAGTGGCCTCTAGCCATTGTCGAGGCCATTTATCCGGGCCCTGACGGACACACGCGGGCTGTTCAGCTGAGGACCAGTAAGGGCGTCATCCAGAGACCAGTTCAACATCTGTATCCTCTAGAATTGCACAGTGAGCCCAGGGTTGCCCAGCCGGCATTGAAACGGCAACTGAACGCGAACGCCACCTCCTTCAGACCAAGAAGAGCGGCAGCGAACAAAGCAGCAGCGAGAATTGCGCAGATTGCCGAGGAAGAAGAAAGCGAGAAATTGTGA
- the LOC136916499 gene encoding uncharacterized protein encodes MEPTVENLDIKIMQLDITMAKTNVVLDAGTCEAIERQLSTLKSITTEIARMRIEVEAKKLAAKETMTDIEKWNTQLDAKLGEADNEVSKVRKWFDERDKQAEILAQDEKLKFEGKLHQTKMELQAQFQATLQNQHPPLSQTPSDIQAKLPKLVITKFDGNFMDWPRFWGQFTETIDKTSVPAITKFSYLQELLDASVKRTVEALPFTAEGYNRAKSILQDKFGKESEIVKAYTKEILALPSIPSASPKKIGEFSEKLTHCVQALQTMNKLEQVNGAVSMTLDKLPAIRGDLVRTDPGWESWDFSKLSEAIRLWTRRNPVDTTRSEQEQPAKRNPRLTKMYHARRDDNKQRGCVYCGENHKAVECNKITNLSDRRQILLNKRLCFNCASGSHRASHCPSKLTCQRCHKRHHTSLCETIDPTNEHEQSHGVALTTNQNGEGLFPVVIVEVNGIKCRALIDSGAGSSYVSAKLIELLRMKPAEIQTKRIDMLLSSKQARLEVYDLELKSVDHQFSLSVKATKVNKTELLSIENHDYHVLIEKYAHFNGVKVHDYDTKASLPVRFVLGSGEYARIKTETKPRIGKENDPIAELTKFGWFLMSPGKEFDKNTMLLTQTSQSDYENLCRLDVLGLRDVTDHDQSIVFDEFKERLTRSPEGWYETTLPWKANHPPLPSNKDGSLKRLHSLNRKLQREGLTEEYDAIIKEQLAEGVIEKAPPVSQSKEFYIPHKGVVRKTAETTKMRIVYDASARATPDSPSLNDCLHPGPALQNRLWDILIQQRGYSVVLAGDIKKAFLQIRIHESERDALRFHWRPSHLSEVETYRFTRVLFGLAPSPFLLGGVLECHLDAWAKKYPEETEHLRRSFYVDDLLSGGQDVQQARTRKEIATEIMNDASFELHKWHSNEPQLEDRPQSTPYEEQSYAKQQLQAQSSESKLLGVKWNKEEDTIAVQFPEVGSKPTKREVLAKLAKVYDPLGLASPSVLQGKQIFREICDAKVSWDSPIPEALRTQFQRWEESLPAEVTTARPIASHREAAYSLELHAFGDASTHGVGAAVYSVVRQRGGITQTLVTGKARLAKKDLTTPRLELVSAHMAANLVINVKNALKGFPEPTIYGWLDSTVALYWILGNGQYRQFVANRVCKIREHPEIRWRYVPTSDNPADLASRGGQVTNAELWWNGPVWLSNSEKWPDNPVTAKSSASEEEAKTIKEVLNLAQQQQQNQDRNEFDELLERNNLRRALRAHAWVLRFTTRRERRGPLTSQDTQEVRE; translated from the coding sequence ATGGAACCGACAGTGGAAAACCTAGATATCAAGATTATGCAACTGGACATTACAATGGCAAAAACGAACGTCGTTTTGGACGCTGGGACGTGTGAAGCAATTGAGAGGCAGCTTTCGACCCTCAAGTCTATCACTACAGAAATAGCGCGCATGAGAATTGAAGTGGAAGCAAAGAAACTTGCAGCAAAGGAAACAATGACCGACATAGAAAAGTGGAACACTCAACTCGACGCAAAGTTGGGAGAAGCAGATAACGAAGTGTCCAAAGTACGGAAATGGTTCGATGAACGAGATAAGCAGGCAGAGATACTTGCTCAAGATGAGAAGCTGAAATTCGAGGGGAAACTACATCAAACAAAAATGGAATTGCAAGCCCAGTTTCAAGCTACACTGCAAAATCAACATCCACCCCTCAGCCAGACGCCGAGCGATATCCAAGCGAAGTTGCCGAAACTGGTGATTACGAAATTTGACGGCAACTTTATGGACTGGCCTAGATTCTGGGGACAGTTTACCGAAACTATCGATAAAACCAGCGTACCAGCGATTACGAAGTTTTCCTATCTTCAAGAACTGCTCGACGCGAGTGTGAAACGAACAGTGGAAGCCTTACCCTTCACCGCTGAAGGATACAACAGAGCGAAGAGCATTTTACAAGACAAGTTCGGGAAAGAGTCGGAGATAGTGAAAGCCTACACTAAAGAAATCCTAGCTCTCCCCTCAATACCAAGCGCCAGTCCTAAGAAAATCGGCGAATTCAGTGAGAAGTTAACTCATTGCGTGCAGGCCCTACAGACGATGAATAAACTTGAACAAGTTAATGGTGCAGTGTCTATGACGCTGGACAAATTGCCAGCCATTCGTGGGGATCTAGTCCGAACTGATCCAGGTTGGGAGAGCTGGGATTTTTCGAAACTCTCAGAAGCAATTCGACTGTGGACTAGGAGGAACCCGGTGGATACAACGCGAAGCGAACAAGAGCAGCCAGCTAAACGAAATCCACGTTTAACCAAGATGTACCATGCTCGCCGAGATGACAACAAACAGCGTGGTTGCGTGTATTGCGGTGAAAACCACAAAGCTGTGGAATGCAATAAAATCACCAATCTGTCAGATCGCCGACAAATTCTGCTCAATAAGCGTTTATGTTTCAATTGCGCATCTGGTAGCCATCGTGCGTCACACTGTCCCAGCAAATTGACCTGTCAACGTTGTCACAAGCGTCACCACACGTCGCTTTGTGAAACAATTGACCCGACAAACGAACATGAACAATCTCATGGAGTTGCTCTAACAACGAATCAAAATGGCGAAGGTCTCTTTCCAGTTGTCATTGTAGAAGTTAACGGCATCAAATGCAGGGCACTAATCGACTCTGGTGCTGGCAGCTCATACGTCTCTGCGAAATTGATAGAACTTCTTCGCATGAAACCCGCTGAGATCCAGACGAAGAGAATTGACATGCTATTGTCTTCAAAGCAAGCCAGACTCGAAGTCTATGACCTTGAATTGAAATCTGTTGACCATCAATTCTCACTGTCAGTCAAAGCGACAAAGGTAAACAAGACAGAACTGCTGTCCATTGAGAATCATGATTATCACGTGTTAATTGAAAAGTATGCACACTTTAATGGCGTAAAAGTCCACGATTACGACACGAAAGCTTCTCTTCCAGTTCGCTTTGTGCTTGGAAGCGGGGAGTACGCCAGAATAAAAACAGAGACCAAGCCAAGGATCGGAAAGGAAAATGATCCTATCGCGGAACTCACAAAGTTTGGATGGTTTCTTATGTCCCCTGGAAAGGAGTTTGACAAGAACACCATGCTTTTAACCCAGACGAGTCAAAGTGACTATGAAAACTTATGCAGATTAGACGTCTTGGGATTACGTGACGTGACAGATCACGACCAGTCAATCGTCTTTGACGAGTTCAAAGAACGGTTAACACGTTCGCCTGAGGGCTGGTATGAAACCACCCTACCCTGGAAAGCAAATCATCCTCCACTTCCTTCGAACAAAGATGGCAGTCTCAAGAGGCTCCACAGCCTAAACAGGAAACTACAGCGCGAGGGTCTAACCGAAGAATATGACGCGATTATTAAAGAACAGCTAGCTGAAGGAGTGATCGAGAAAGCACCACCAGTCTCGCAGTCAAAGGAATTTTACATTCCCCACAAGGGCGTGGTTCGTAAGACAGCCGAAACCACGAAGATGAGAATCGTCTACGACGCCTCCGCACGAGCAACACCCGATTCTCCTTCTTTGAATGACTGCTTACATCCAGGACCTGCATTACAGAATAGGCTTTGGGACATTCTTATCCAACAGAGAGGTTACTCAGTGGTCCTAGCGGGTGACATAAAGAAGGCGTTTCTACAAATACGGATCCACGAAAGCGAGAGAGATGCACTTCGGTTCCACTGGAGACCAAGTCACTTGTCAGAGGTAGAAACCTACCGATTTACACGAGTATTGTTTGGACTTGCCCCTTCCCCATTCTTGTTAGGAGGCGTCCTCGAATGCCATTTAGACGCGTGGGCCAAGAAGTACCCTGAAGAAACTGAACATCTTCGTCGAAGCTTCTACGTTGACGACCTTCTCTCAGGCGGGCAGGATGTTCAACAAGCACGGACGCGAAAGGAAATAGCGACGGAGATAATGAATGATGCTTCGTTCGAACTTCACAAATGGCATTCTAACGAGCCTCAGCTGGAGGATAGACCGCAGTCCACACCCTACGAAGAGCAGTCATACGCCAAACAGCAGCTACAAGCCCAGTCAAGCGAGTCGAAGTTATTAGGGGTCAAGTGGAACAAGGAGGAGGACACGATTGCTGTACAGTTCCCAGAAGTAGGTAGCAAGCCGACCAAACGAGAAGTATTGGCGAAactggcaaaggtttacgaccCCCTCGGTCTCGCCTCGCCAAGTGTACTACAAGGGAAACAAATCTTTCGCGAGATTTGTGATGCTAAAGTTTCATGGGATTCGCCTATCCCAGAAGCTCTCCGAACGCAGTTCCAAAGGTGGGAAGAGTCTCTACCCGCGGAAGTGACTACCGCAAGACCCATAGCATCCCACCGCGAAGCGGCTTATAGTCTTGAGCTCCACGCTTTTGGAGATGCATCCACCCATGGAGTCGGAGCTGCCGTCTACTCCGTCGTTCGTCAAAGGGGAGGAATCACCCAAACACTAGTGACAGGCAAAGCTAGACTGGCGAAGAAAGATTTGACAACTCCCAGACTGGAACTAGTCAGTGCTCATATGGCCGCCAATCTAGTTATCAACGTGAAGAACGCGCTCAAAGGTTTCCCTGAGCCCACTATCTATGGATGGCTTGACAGCACGGTGGCCCTGTATTGGATACTGGGAAACGGCCAGTATCGCCAGTTTGTTGCAAACAGAGTATGCAAAATAAGGGAACATCCAGAGATTCGTTGGAGATACGTCCCTACCTCAGATAATCCTGCCGACCTAGCAAGTCGAGGAGGCCAGGTCACCAATGCAGAACTTTGGTGGAATGGCCCAGTTTGGTTAAGCAATTCCGAGAAGTGGCCAGACAATCCTGTGACAGCGAAGTCCTCAGCGTCGGAAGAGGAAGCGAAAACCATTAAGGAAGTGCTTAACCtagcacaacaacaacaacaaaaccaagACCGGAACGAATTCGACGAACTCCTTGAGCGAAATAACCTTCGTCGAGCCCTTCGTGCTCATGCTTGGGTGCTACGGTTCACTACCCGTCGGGAGCGCAGAGGTCCTCTAACAAGTCAGGACACACAAGAGGTGAGAGAATAG